ACCATCTCTGTTTGGGAACAGGAACTTCGCTTGATGGAGCCACCCCAGAGTACATTGAAACGGCTCTCTCCCTGTATAAGAACCAGGGAATACCTACCACCAACCTAGAGATTGCCTGTTCAGTATCTGACCCGGCACTTCCTGTCACGCACCGTATCTGCCTTTCGCAGACACCGGGAAACCTGTCGGCATATTAAGGAGTATACGTATCATGGACAGAAAAACATTTTGCCATATCATCGACCATACACTGCTCAAGCCAGAGGCAACCAGAGAACAGATAGAAAAGCTGTGCGTTGAGGCAAGGGAAAACGAGTTTGCAACCGTCGCCATAGAACCCGTATACATTCCCTATGCTGCAAGTCTCTTAAAGGGGAGCAAGACAGGCATCACCAGTGCAATAGCCTATCCCCATGGATCATGGAGCATTAAGGCGAAGTGCCATGAGATCGAACTCTGCCTCAAAGCAGGTGCAAGTGATTGTGACTATGTCCTCGACTTGGGGGCTCTAAAAGAGGGAAATTGGGATCAAATCAGAAAGGAAGCACGGGAGTGTAGAAAAGCTACGGGCTC
The sequence above is drawn from the uncultured Sphaerochaeta sp. genome and encodes:
- the deoC gene encoding deoxyribose-phosphate aldolase, producing the protein MDRKTFCHIIDHTLLKPEATREQIEKLCVEARENEFATVAIEPVYIPYAASLLKGSKTGITSAIAYPHGSWSIKAKCHEIELCLKAGASDCDYVLDLGALKEGNWDQIRKEARECRKATGSAILKIILEVSLLTDEEVRIASLISAEEGADFVKTATGYLASPTIEQVAIMAEAVAGTKTSVKAAGGFSSMKRVQQALDLGVKRIGTSSAFKLLEELQS